From the genome of Mucilaginibacter paludis DSM 18603:
TGCCTGCTCGGTTGGCACTTTAATAATTTGGCCTATGCTTAATACAGTACTGTTATTATTGTAAGCTATAATTATTTTGGGTGAAATGTTGTATCGCCTGCCAATGGAGTAAAAGGTTTCTTTTGGTTCTACCTTATGGAGAATTACTTTTTTCCCATTTTGATTTTCTACCCCTGTAGAGTCAATTAAATTGGTAGCAAAAAGTGATATGGAAAGCGATGATAATAAAACGGTTAGTAATAAAAATTTAAATTTCATCATTGTTTTTAAACAGCAGTTATAAATTTAAAACCTTTAGTTCAACTTTATTTTTGATATAGATCAACCGGTTTTGATGCATAATAAACGCTTCAGGTTGCAGTTTTTGTATCTTATCAATTAATAAATCCTCATAAACCAAATTGTTGCCTTGTATAATCAGCAATACCTGGCTTAACTGAGCTTCAATTAAAGTGTGCAAAGATACAATTCTAAAATCATTGTACTCCAAATAATGAATATTACCGGTAAGCGGCCCTTTGATATAAGGTTTAAAACCGGAATCTATAGTTTCGCTAACGTGCGGCACCCTGATCTGCGGATCCAGATCCAGATCAATTGACGGGTTATAGGCCCAGAGCGTTGCACCCGTTAAGGCGTCGGTTAAAAATAATTTTTGCGGTTGTATCTGTGTGTGATAGGTTACCGGGCCAGTGATGCTGACGTGGTGCAAGGCATCTACGTAATTGCTCCAGAGCGTAATACCGGTTACGCCATCAATAGCGATTAAACCTTTATGAGCCGGGCTCAATGCCGATTCGTATCCATGCAAAAACAGCACACCATTATAACAAGCCTCTATCCCGGTAAGCCAGCGTTCATCGCAGAGCAAATTGATGAAGTTGGTGTGGCCGTTACTCAGATAAAAGGCCGAGAAAAGGGTTTGCCGTTTTTCCGTATCCCTGGTTTCTATAAATAACAGGCCTTGCAGCGGATCAATAAGCATTTTCCAAATCTGGGCCGCAAAATCAATATGTATATGGGGTTTCAAAAATGTCATGTTTTAAATTTGCACCGCAAATATGCCGCTAAATTCAGAGATTTGGGAGAACATTATAATTAGTCAACTGTTAAAACACAATATATAAAAACCAACCCATGGACGCAAAAGAAATCAGTCTTGAAGAAAAAAGTGTAAAGCCTGTAGTAGATCACCTGAACGATCTGTTAGCCAATTATCACCTGCATTACCAAAAAACCAGGGGATGCCACTGGAATGTAAAAGGCAGCAGTTTTTTTACTTTGCACGTTAAATTCGAAGAGTTATATACCGAAGCATTAACCACTATTGATGAGCTTGCTGAGCGTATATTAACCTTAGGCAAGGCACCTTACAGTACTTTTGCCGATTATATAGCAACATCAAAAATTAAAGAGGTAAATACCATCGGCATGAAAGATACCGATATGGTGAAAGCTTTAATTGAAGATATGGCTACCCTGATTGAAATGGAACGCGAAATTTTAGAGATCACCAGCAATGCAGGCGATGACGGAACCAACGATATGATTAACAGGTTTATGCAGTATAAGGAAAAAAATACCTGGATGCTGCGCTCGTTTGTTAACGAAGATTAAATTTTAGCTTAAACAAAAAAGCTTACTCCGAAAAGAGTAAGCTTTTTTGTTTAATACTTTTTAAATTAAAATCTCATTCCCAGCGTTAAAAATACGTTGTTATAGGTTTTGTCAACATGGGCATAAGGACTATCTGTTGCACTAACCACATAAGGATAAATATTTTGTGAACCGGTTACATTGGCGTAGGTGGCATCTACATAATAACTTCCGGTACGGAAGCCAATACCGCCGCTAACGGTTGTTATATTGCTTTGTAGGGCTGTATTTACATAAGGGCTACCTTGAATGCTATAACCGGCTCTCAGTGCGAATGCGCTGCTAAGCCGTGCTTCGCCACCAAGATGTGCATTAACGGTTGAGCGGTACAGCTTTTTAATGTCGCTATTGTCCTGGCTCGGATTATAACCCGAATTGCTATTGTCGTAACCGTCAGATG
Proteins encoded in this window:
- a CDS encoding Dps family protein, with product MDAKEISLEEKSVKPVVDHLNDLLANYHLHYQKTRGCHWNVKGSSFFTLHVKFEELYTEALTTIDELAERILTLGKAPYSTFADYIATSKIKEVNTIGMKDTDMVKALIEDMATLIEMEREILEITSNAGDDGTNDMINRFMQYKEKNTWMLRSFVNED
- a CDS encoding DUF4905 domain-containing protein, translated to MKPHIHIDFAAQIWKMLIDPLQGLLFIETRDTEKRQTLFSAFYLSNGHTNFINLLCDERWLTGIEACYNGVLFLHGYESALSPAHKGLIAIDGVTGITLWSNYVDALHHVSITGPVTYHTQIQPQKLFLTDALTGATLWAYNPSIDLDLDPQIRVPHVSETIDSGFKPYIKGPLTGNIHYLEYNDFRIVSLHTLIEAQLSQVLLIIQGNNLVYEDLLIDKIQKLQPEAFIMHQNRLIYIKNKVELKVLNL